A part of Liolophura sinensis isolate JHLJ2023 chromosome 1, CUHK_Ljap_v2, whole genome shotgun sequence genomic DNA contains:
- the LOC135481764 gene encoding synaptotagmin-1-like isoform X1, giving the protein MAPGADDVWSRLRRAAAEGDDDDAAAPAETTGGAAGDGVTEGVTDEPSILDKAGADIMKKLNDLPIPLWATITIGIVALLLLLCCCFCICKRCCCKKRKKKEGKKGLKGTVDLKSVAILGNAYKEKVQPDLEELNVNMEDNEDAESTKSEVKLGKLQFSLDYDFQKGELSVGVIQAADLPGMDMSGTSDPYVKVYLLPDKKKKYETKVHRKTLNPVFNETFIFKVPYAEIGSKILCFAVYDFDRFSKHDQIGQVQIALNSVDLGRVVEEWKDLQSPDNDAEKENKLGDICFSLRYVPTAGKLTVVILEAKNLKKMDVGGLSDPYVKIALYQGTKRLKKKKTTIKKRTLNPYFNESFTFEVPFEQIQKVTLAITVVDYDRIGTSEPIGRTMLGCNSSGTELRHWSDMLANPRRPIAQWHTLQEVPEKN; this is encoded by the exons ATGGCACCCGGAGCTGATGATGTCTGGTCAAGGTTACGGCGGGCAGCTGCAGagggtgatgatgatgatgctgcAGCACCAGCCGAGACGACAGGTGGGGCTGCTGGCGATGGGGTCACAGAAGGGGTGACAGATGAACCTAGCATCCTGGACAAGGCAGGCGCAGATATTATGAAAAAGCTGAACGATTTACCCA TTCCACTTTGGGCCACCATCACTATTGGCATTGTGGCCCTGTTACTTCTGCTCTGCTGCTGTTTCTGTATCTGTAAAAGATGCTGctgtaaaaagagaaaaaagaaggAAGGGAAGAAAGGCCTTAAGGGAACAGTTGACTTGAAGAGTGTGGCTATTCTGGGAAATGCTTATAAAGAAAAG GTGCAGCCTGACCTGGAGGAGCTGAATGTGAACATGGAGGACAATGAGGATGCGGAGAGCACAAAGTCAGAGGTCAAACTGGGCAAACTCCAGTTCTCATTAGATTATGACTTCCAGAAAGGGGAG CTGTCAGTAGGGGTGATCCAAGCAGCAGACCTACCAGGCATGGACATGTCCGGCACCTCGGACCCTTATGTCAAGGTCTACCTCCTACCAGACAAGAAGAAGAAATATGAGACCAAGGTTCACCGCAAGACGCTCAATCCCGTCTTCAATGAGACCTTCATCTTCAAG GTTCCATATGCCGAGATTGGGTCGAAGATCCTGTGCTTCGCCGTGTACGACTTTGATCGTTTCTCCAAGCACGATCAGATCGGCCAGGTGCAGATTGCACTGAACTCGGTGGATCTGGGTCGAGTGGTGGAGGAATGGAAGGACCTTCAGAGCCCAGACAACGACGCTGAGAAG GAGAATAAACTTGGAGACATTTGCTTCTCACTGAGGTATGTGCCCACGGCTGGTAAACTCACCGTTGTCATCCTGGAAGCCAAAAACTTGAAGAAGATGGATGTGGGAGGCCTGTCAG ATCCCTATGTGAAAATAGCTCTGTATCAGGGAACTAAGCgactgaagaaaaagaaaacaacaattaagAAACGCACCCTGAATCCCTACTTCAATGAGTCGTTTACATTTGAAGTGCCATTCGAGCAGATACAG AAAGTGACGCTGGCTATTACAGTGGTTGACTACGACCGTATCGGCACCTCAGAGCCGATTGGTCGCACCATGCTGGGCTGCAACTCGTCAGGCACAGAACTGCGACATTGGAGCGACATGCTTGCCAACCCTCGGCGTCCCATTGCCCAGTGGCACACGCTTCAGGAAGTCCCAGAGAAGAATTAA
- the LOC135481764 gene encoding synaptotagmin-1-like isoform X2, producing MAPGADDVWSRLRRAAAEGDDDDAAAPAETTGGAAGDGVTEGVTDEPSILDKAGADIMKKLNDLPIPLWATITIGIVALLLLLCCCFCICKRCCCKKRKKKEGKKGLKGTVDLKSVAILGNAYKEKVQPDLEELNVNMEDNEDAESTKSEVKLGKLQFSLDYDFQKGELSVGVIQAADLPGMDMSGTSDPYVKVYLLPDKKKKYETKVHRKTLNPVFNETFIFKVPYAEIGSKILCFAVYDFDRFSKHDQIGQVQIALNSVDLGRVVEEWKDLQSPDNDAEKENKLGDICFSLRYVPTAGKLTVVILEAKNLKKMDVGGLSDPYVKISLMLNGKRVKKKKTTIKKCTLNPYYNESFTFEVPFEQIQKVTLAITVVDYDRIGTSEPIGRTMLGCNSSGTELRHWSDMLANPRRPIAQWHTLQEVPEKN from the exons ATGGCACCCGGAGCTGATGATGTCTGGTCAAGGTTACGGCGGGCAGCTGCAGagggtgatgatgatgatgctgcAGCACCAGCCGAGACGACAGGTGGGGCTGCTGGCGATGGGGTCACAGAAGGGGTGACAGATGAACCTAGCATCCTGGACAAGGCAGGCGCAGATATTATGAAAAAGCTGAACGATTTACCCA TTCCACTTTGGGCCACCATCACTATTGGCATTGTGGCCCTGTTACTTCTGCTCTGCTGCTGTTTCTGTATCTGTAAAAGATGCTGctgtaaaaagagaaaaaagaaggAAGGGAAGAAAGGCCTTAAGGGAACAGTTGACTTGAAGAGTGTGGCTATTCTGGGAAATGCTTATAAAGAAAAG GTGCAGCCTGACCTGGAGGAGCTGAATGTGAACATGGAGGACAATGAGGATGCGGAGAGCACAAAGTCAGAGGTCAAACTGGGCAAACTCCAGTTCTCATTAGATTATGACTTCCAGAAAGGGGAG CTGTCAGTAGGGGTGATCCAAGCAGCAGACCTACCAGGCATGGACATGTCCGGCACCTCGGACCCTTATGTCAAGGTCTACCTCCTACCAGACAAGAAGAAGAAATATGAGACCAAGGTTCACCGCAAGACGCTCAATCCCGTCTTCAATGAGACCTTCATCTTCAAG GTTCCATATGCCGAGATTGGGTCGAAGATCCTGTGCTTCGCCGTGTACGACTTTGATCGTTTCTCCAAGCACGATCAGATCGGCCAGGTGCAGATTGCACTGAACTCGGTGGATCTGGGTCGAGTGGTGGAGGAATGGAAGGACCTTCAGAGCCCAGACAACGACGCTGAGAAG GAGAATAAACTTGGAGACATTTGCTTCTCACTGAGGTATGTGCCCACGGCTGGTAAACTCACCGTTGTCATCCTGGAAGCCAAAAACTTGAAGAAGATGGATGTGGGAGGCCTGTCAG ATCCTTATGTTAAGATTTCTTTGATGCTAAATGGCAAGCGAGTTAAGAAGAAGAAGACAACTATCAAGAAGTGTACTCTGAACCCCTATTATAATGAGTCATTCACATTTGAGGTTCCTTTTGAACAAATCCAG AAAGTGACGCTGGCTATTACAGTGGTTGACTACGACCGTATCGGCACCTCAGAGCCGATTGGTCGCACCATGCTGGGCTGCAACTCGTCAGGCACAGAACTGCGACATTGGAGCGACATGCTTGCCAACCCTCGGCGTCCCATTGCCCAGTGGCACACGCTTCAGGAAGTCCCAGAGAAGAATTAA